The Amycolatopsis solani genome segment TCGAACGACGTCCCGCCCGCGCCCAGGGCCGCGTTCATCACGTCCGAGGCCGCGGACAGCAGCTCGCGAACCTTCGCCGTGGTCAGCTTCTCGGTCGGGCGGGCCCAGTGGAGCCGCGCGCGCCACAGCGCCTCGTCCGCGTAGATGTTGCCGATGCCCGACACCAGGGTCTGGTCGAGCAGGGCGCGCTTGACCTCCGTGCGCCGGGACTTCAGCGCGCGCACCGCCGCGTCGAGGTCGAACGCCGGGTCCATCGGGTCGCGGGCGATGTGCGCGATCGTGTCCGGGAGCAGCACGTCGTTGAGGTCGTCGAGGGCCAGGCCGCCGAACGTCCGCTGGTCGACGAAGCGCAGCTCCGGCCCGTCGTCGTCGAAGCGCAGCCGGACGCGCAGGTGCTTCTCGTCCGGCGCGCCCTCGGGCTGGACGAGCATCTGCCCGCTCATCCCGAGGTGCGCCAGCAGCGCCTCCTTGTCCGAAAGCTCGAGCCACAGGTACTTGCCGCGGCGCCGCGCCGCCTCGACGCGGGTGCCGCTCAGCCGCCGCGTGAAGTCCTCCGCACCCAGCGCGTGCCGCCGGATGGCGCGCGGGTGCAGGACCTTCGCCTCGCGGATGGTCCGGCCCGCGACGTGCGCCTGCAGGCCCAGGCGGACGACTTCGACCTCGGGGAGTTCGGGCATGCGTTCATTGTGCCCGCCGGGTACGACAGTTTATGGGGCGGTGGGTCCGACGTCGGCCTTCGTCAGCGGAACCCGGGTCGCCCCGGACGCGAAGTACTCGTCGGCGCCGACGTCGTAGGCGCCGCCGCGGGCCTGCAGGTCGAAGTCCTTCGCCGCCGACGGGTACGAGCCCACCCCCGCGTCGATCGCCGGGCTCCCGGCCGCCAGCCGGTACAGCCCGGCCGCGTCCTTGACCAGCTTCGGGTCCACCGACCGCGACGGGATGCCCGCGGTGCCACCGGAGGTGATGTTGCCCTCGTACTTCACCGTGGACCCGCTCGGCAGCGTCACCAGCGCGCCGGACGTCCCCTTCACGATGTTGTCCGCGACCACGCAGTCCTTCGGCTTGAAGTCGCCGCCGTCGCCGTCGATCACGCTGTTCGACCCCAGCACCGTGTTGTACGCGACCGTGACGCGGTCCGGGCGGTCGTGCAGCTTGCTCGACGGCCCGCTGTCGGCTTCGTCCCCGGAGCCGAACACGATCGCGCGGTCACCGCTGTTGGCGACGTAGTTGTTCACGATCTTGTGGTCGTTGCCGTGGAACCGGATGCCCGAGCCGAACAGGAGGTTGCCCTCGACGACGCTGCGGTTGCCGTGCCGCAGCACGATGTAGCCCTTGCTGTCGCGGATCGTGTTGTACCGCACGACGTTGTCGGACGACTTGACGGAGATGGCCTCGCTGTCGCCGTCCGCCTTCTCGAAGAGGTTGTTCTCGATCAGCGCGTTCGCGGTGTACGACTGGCGGTCGCTGAGCCCGAGCCGGATCGACTCGCCGCCGTTCGAGCCGCTGAACTGGTGGTTGTAGAAGTAGTTGTGGTGCACGTGGACGTGCTTCGCCATGCCGCCGGACGGCCCGAGGATCTGCAGGAACACGCCCTGGCTGGTGCGGTTCTGGAAGACGTTGCGGTCGAGCACGGTGTCGTCGCCGCTGACCGTCACCCAGTTCCCGCCCGTCGTGAGCTGGAAGTCGTTGCGGGTCAGGCGGTTGTTCGCCGCGCCGGCCGGCACGGTCAGCGCGGCGCCGCCCCGGAACTTGAACCCCCGCAGCACCACGTTCGAGACGCCGCTCGCGAAGGCGAACGTCTTCGAGCCGGTGATGGTGGCCTGGCCGGTGTGCTCGGCGGCGACGGTCACGGGCGCGGCACTCGTGCCGGACCGCTTGATCGAGAGCGTCGAGCCCGCCGCGTACGAGCCGTCGGCGAGCGTGATCGTGTCGCCGGGATTCGCCTTGTCCAGCGCGGACTGCAGGGCCGACAGCGATGTGACGCGGATCGGCGCGGCCGAAGCGGCCGGCCCGGGGACGACGACGAGCGCCGCCCCGATCAGGGGAACCAAGAAAAGACGCATCCGCCCTACCTCTCAGTGGTTGCAAGCGCGGCGGATGATCATCACGCTACTGAGTGGCGGGCGGAACCGTCAACGAAAGTTCCCGGTGATCAGGACTCCGGGTCGTCCTTCTTCTGCGCTTCGAGTTCGGCGGACAGCGAACGCCACGCCGTCTCGGCGGCCTTCTGCTCCGCTTCCTTCTTCGTCGACCCCGAGCCGTCGCCCAGCGGACGCGAAGCGACCAGCACCGTGGCCGTGAACTCCTTGCGGTGGTCCGGCCCGGTGTCCTCGACCTTGTACTCGGGCACGCCGAGACCGGCCGAAGCGGTCAGCTCCTGCAGGCTCGTCTTCCAGTCGAGCCCGGCCCCGCGCAGCGGCGCTTCGGCGAGCAAGCCGTCGAAGAGGTGGTGCACGAGCTTGCGGGCGATCTCGATGCCGTGCGCGAGGTACGTCGCACCGATCACCGCCTCCAGGCCGTCGGCGAGGATGCTCGCCTTGTCCCGGCCGCCGGTGAGCTCTTCGCCCTTGCCGAGCAGCAGGTGCGCCCCGAGCCCGCCCTCGCCGAGCCCGCGCGCGACCCGGGCCAGCGCGTGCATGTTGACGACGCTGGCGCGGAGCTTCGCGAGCTGACCTTCGGGCAGGTCGGGATGCGTGTTGTACAGGTGATCGGTGACGACCAGGCCGAGCACGGCGTCACCGAGGAACTCCAGCCGCTCGTTCGGCGGCAGGCCCCCGTTCTCGTACGCGTACGAGCGATGGGTCAGCGACAGCCCGAGCAGCTCGGGGTCGAGTGTGACCCCGAGCGCTTCGAGCAACGGCGCCGTGTCGGCTGGTGGTCCCCCGGGCGTCTTGCCCCCCATGTCGGCTACCCGATCAGGCGGGCTCGACGACCTGGCGACCGTTGTGCTGGCCGCACGACGGGCACGCGATGTGCTGGAGCTTCGGCTGCTTGCAGGCGCGGTTGGAGCAGGGCACCAGCTGCACCGGAGCCGCCTTCCACTGGCTGCGGCGGGAGCGCGTGTTGGATCGCGACATCTTCCGCTTCGGGACGGCCACGAGTAGATCTCCTTAAGACGGTCTGCTCGCGGTGCGAGCGAACTTCCTCCGCAACGAGCTGGGTCGCTCGTCAGGCTTGCTCAGCGGGACCCGGCGCAGGCTTTTCGCCCGCATTCTCGTCGAAGCGCTCGACCAGTGCGGCCCACCGAGGGTCTATCTTCTCATGCCCGTGTCCGGGCTCGAGATCGGCCCACTTGACGCCGCAGTCGATGCACAGCCCGGCGCAGTCTTCGGTGCACAGCGGGGCCAGCGGCAGGGCCAGCACGATCGCGTCGCGGACGATGGGCTCGAGGTCGATCCGGTCGTCGACCAGGCGGGGGATCTCGTCCTCGTCGGTGGTCTCCTCGGTGGCCGACCCCGGGTAGGCGAACAGCTCCTGGACCTCGACCTCGACCTCCTCGGTCAGCGGGTCGAGGCAGCGGGCGCAGGTGCCCTTCGCGACGGCCGTCGCGGTGCCGCTGACCAGGACGCCTTCGACGACGGACTCGAGCAGCAGGTCGAGCTTCAGCCCGGAGCCGGCTTCGATGGTGATGACGTCGGGGACGCCGAGCGGCGTCTCCACCGGCACGCTGCGCGTCAGGGCGCGGCTGAGGCCGGCGTGACGGCCGAGCTCACGGGTGTCGATCACCCACGGGCTGCGGTCGTCGAGCTGGGGGGTCTTGTTCTCGGACATCCAGTCCAGGGTACGCACCGGGTGCCACCGCTCTTGAGCTGGGACGTCATCGGCGGGTGCGGGGCGGCTCGCCCGGACGTAGTGAATGACTCATTCCTGTCGCCGGACGACAGGAATGAGTCATTCACGTCAGCGGGAGCGAGGCGCGGCGGCCGTCGAGAGGCCGGTCACACCTGGTAGTCGTACAGCGTAGGGCGGCCGCCGCCGGTCGGGAGGTTCGCCGGGGAGCGCAGGTGGTTGCGGCCCGAGTCCACGGTCCGCAGCGTCGTCGCCAGCAGCTCCGAGAACTCCGCCAGCTTGCCATCCACGTAGGCGTCGCAGTCCTGGCGCTGGCGGTCGGCCTCCGCGTGGGCCTCGTCGACGATGCGGGCCGACTCGGCGTGCGCGGCCTGGACGACCTCGGTCTGCGCGACCAGGCGGGACTGCTCCGCGCGGCCGTCCTCGATGGCGCGGTCGTAGGCGTCGCGGCCGGCCTGGATCATGCGCTCGGATTCGGCGCGGGAGCGGTCGGTGAGGTTCTGGTACTCGGCTTGGCCCGCCGCGACCGTGCGGTCGGCCTGGTCGTGGGCGTCGGCGAGCATCTGCTCGGCGCGGGCGCGCGCGTCGGCCAGGATGCGCTCGGCTTCGTCGGTCGCTTCGGCGATGGTCCGCTCGGCCTCGGCGTTCGCGCCCGCGACCGCTTCCCCGGCCTCCTTGCGGGCGGCGTGGATCAGGTCGTCGCGCTTGTCGAGGACGTCCTGGGCGTCGTCGACCTCCGCGGGCAGCGCGTCGCGGACGTCGTCGAGGAGTTCGAGCACGTCGCCGCGAGGCACCACGCAACTGGACGTCATCGGGACGCCGCGCGCCTCCTCGACGATGGTGACGAGCTCGTCGAGCGCCTCGAAAACCCGGTACACGGCAACTCCAATCCCCTGTCGCTGTGACCAGTCTGCCCGTTGCCCGCGCCGAACCGGTGAAAGCGCACGGCGCCGGGCGTGTCCTCCCCCGGCGCCGTGCCCGGAGA includes the following:
- a CDS encoding polysaccharide lyase 6 family protein; its protein translation is MRLFLVPLIGAALVVVPGPAASAAPIRVTSLSALQSALDKANPGDTITLADGSYAAGSTLSIKRSGTSAAPVTVAAEHTGQATITGSKTFAFASGVSNVVLRGFKFRGGAALTVPAGAANNRLTRNDFQLTTGGNWVTVSGDDTVLDRNVFQNRTSQGVFLQILGPSGGMAKHVHVHHNYFYNHQFSGSNGGESIRLGLSDRQSYTANALIENNLFEKADGDSEAISVKSSDNVVRYNTIRDSKGYIVLRHGNRSVVEGNLLFGSGIRFHGNDHKIVNNYVANSGDRAIVFGSGDEADSGPSSKLHDRPDRVTVAYNTVLGSNSVIDGDGGDFKPKDCVVADNIVKGTSGALVTLPSGSTVKYEGNITSGGTAGIPSRSVDPKLVKDAAGLYRLAAGSPAIDAGVGSYPSAAKDFDLQARGGAYDVGADEYFASGATRVPLTKADVGPTAP
- a CDS encoding YceD family protein produces the protein MSENKTPQLDDRSPWVIDTRELGRHAGLSRALTRSVPVETPLGVPDVITIEAGSGLKLDLLLESVVEGVLVSGTATAVAKGTCARCLDPLTEEVEVEVQELFAYPGSATEETTDEDEIPRLVDDRIDLEPIVRDAIVLALPLAPLCTEDCAGLCIDCGVKWADLEPGHGHEKIDPRWAALVERFDENAGEKPAPGPAEQA
- the rnc gene encoding ribonuclease III, translating into MGGKTPGGPPADTAPLLEALGVTLDPELLGLSLTHRSYAYENGGLPPNERLEFLGDAVLGLVVTDHLYNTHPDLPEGQLAKLRASVVNMHALARVARGLGEGGLGAHLLLGKGEELTGGRDKASILADGLEAVIGATYLAHGIEIARKLVHHLFDGLLAEAPLRGAGLDWKTSLQELTASAGLGVPEYKVEDTGPDHRKEFTATVLVASRPLGDGSGSTKKEAEQKAAETAWRSLSAELEAQKKDDPES
- the rpmF gene encoding 50S ribosomal protein L32 encodes the protein MAVPKRKMSRSNTRSRRSQWKAAPVQLVPCSNRACKQPKLQHIACPSCGQHNGRQVVEPA
- the mutM gene encoding bifunctional DNA-formamidopyrimidine glycosylase/DNA-(apurinic or apyrimidinic site) lyase, producing MPELPEVEVVRLGLQAHVAGRTIREAKVLHPRAIRRHALGAEDFTRRLSGTRVEAARRRGKYLWLELSDKEALLAHLGMSGQMLVQPEGAPDEKHLRVRLRFDDDGPELRFVDQRTFGGLALDDLNDVLLPDTIAHIARDPMDPAFDLDAAVRALKSRRTEVKRALLDQTLVSGIGNIYADEALWRARLHWARPTEKLTTAKVRELLSAASDVMNAALGAGGTSFDALYVNVNGQSGYFDRSLDAYGQEGLPCHRCGTAIRREPFMNRSSFSCPRCQPRPRIKLA
- a CDS encoding DivIVA domain-containing protein gives rise to the protein MYRVFEALDELVTIVEEARGVPMTSSCVVPRGDVLELLDDVRDALPAEVDDAQDVLDKRDDLIHAARKEAGEAVAGANAEAERTIAEATDEAERILADARARAEQMLADAHDQADRTVAAGQAEYQNLTDRSRAESERMIQAGRDAYDRAIEDGRAEQSRLVAQTEVVQAAHAESARIVDEAHAEADRQRQDCDAYVDGKLAEFSELLATTLRTVDSGRNHLRSPANLPTGGGRPTLYDYQV